One Thomasclavelia spiroformis DSM 1552 DNA window includes the following coding sequences:
- a CDS encoding alpha-N-acetylglucosaminidase TIM-barrel domain-containing protein, which yields MSQSIVVGDALNLDDEMNIAGDGDAYAQSTIATVGDVTFLNDGNYQTVWSAQTSMAYAGIKLHNKYSIDKVRVVFKNYDESYENQLSFKFSYYDSITNQFVDLYSGTNYDENNDTTTVGHKYYSEYVLPEAIVTNEIKVTITSNNSQDMAIIAEIEAFGQEYDESLSPTNLALRKKITASNTDYERNPERIVDGNKGNYWDGGKYGDNGQYFIIDLGEECVIEEMKATPVLEKNRYYLYYIEVSLDGKNWQKVADRNETYGTVDAFEDETYTFDSLNTRYIKVTMTYNNANQSVHMAEFEVWGFVASDDENVALHKNVSATNSDNGTVPDVITDGSTTGEFWDGGAASEESPQSFIIDLGSGYFINKMKAYPYVDGIRYYEYNIEVSLDGAKWQEVAKRTAEDGLAYAGETFVLDQPVNARFVRVNMTYNSKVIVEPTNKSVHMYEFEVYGKIDPDYQAPIGDPSDPENIAFSKPVTSHLNTKAINNINDGFDVTYCTGAFAPAYFDIDLLENYDLSEIIIKVPVKEGRYYYFSIYGSVDGSNYDRLYKERSKDTADNDGYKIDLTNLENSTYRIVRVYLEYVSDTSTSLLSEVRIHGKATNENKEVLRTGTIDEILGIEPYDKTSYATEITEAETIENVYGIIDRNLGEKYRDWFTFKLAKNPKQEYAEYDYYTVSNANDKILITGNDGISLATGLNYYLKNYCKVNISEQANQTKMPDKLIKVDKTIYQYTPYEIRYGFNYCTLNYTFSYADAKMFQKEYDWLALNGVNVVLDLAGQEAVWIKFLMNFGYDFDSAKDWLAGPTYYAWQFMDNMEVIGGPVSDEWVKGRLEMARENQRWKNSLGMQTVLQGYAGMVPNNFTDYQDVEILEQGNWCGVPRPDMIRTDGELYDQYAKLFYEAQEWAFGKTSNYYAVDPFHEGGKRPSDLTDDVISREVLNSLLEYDQEAVWMVQAWWSNPTNDLLKGMGDDREDHVIILDLNGLNDAYDSYWDKTEYNGTVLESDEFNSTSWVWCMLENYGGNPSMDGRPKEIINRINKASTQAEHMKGIGFISEATYDNPMIYELLLDMAWQQDTIDLDDWLDEYVLRRYGDYSESAGEAWDILLKTVYSRSGKTTDVIARSDPSLVQYGLPYTASELEEALELLYKDYDKLSASEAYRYDLTEIMRQVVNNYAVVRLGDLKTAYDAKEIDNFKSLKEQYLNAIDLLNEVCGTQQDLLIGEWVGRAVDWAKDTNSDDFAYDSMIINAKTLITVWAPSTTLGTYAYRNYEGMINDIYKVIWQAYLDQSEEILEFGSAKTNLVNYHDLCMDWIYADWDLQNYQRYADNLPENVKTVVERVINECSTYVEVPENVGNIALEKDVFANQERPDSPGAPGGGYATNVNDGIVDTYWDGIAWNGEVTPYIIIDLGKDYLIDRMNVVNYYDGKRYYDYDLYVSKDNETWQKVANRKETYGEAPSLVTGDTYEFSADQITARYIKLVGLYNSANEGFHVKELRAYGNEITDKTALKIALDLANAITDEDLENVVKAVADEFKAARDEANAVYNNASATQEEINNAFDRLASAMHMLDFVKGDKTALKAFIDKVSGLEADKYTEATWTPFNDALVTANNVYNDENAMQEEVDATYKELVTAFLNLRLIPDKSLLEDLINKAEGLNLASYSKATVQVVNDALANAKNVLTNKNATQKEVDNAKATLEKAINSLETNVNTPADNTVSAPVNNGDTTVSVKTGDESSVGMFVTIALLSVAGYIVLTRKKD from the coding sequence TTGTCACAATCTATTGTAGTAGGCGATGCCTTGAATTTAGATGATGAGATGAATATTGCTGGTGATGGTGATGCTTATGCACAATCAACAATTGCAACAGTTGGTGATGTTACATTTTTAAATGATGGAAATTATCAAACTGTTTGGTCAGCACAAACATCTATGGCATATGCAGGGATTAAGTTACATAATAAATATAGTATTGATAAGGTTAGAGTTGTTTTTAAAAATTATGATGAAAGTTATGAAAATCAATTAAGTTTTAAATTTTCATATTATGATAGTATTACTAATCAATTTGTAGATTTGTATAGTGGAACAAATTATGATGAAAATAATGATACAACAACTGTTGGTCATAAATACTATAGTGAATATGTATTACCAGAAGCAATTGTTACTAATGAAATTAAAGTGACAATTACTAGTAATAATAGTCAAGATATGGCAATTATTGCAGAAATAGAAGCATTTGGACAAGAATATGATGAATCTTTAAGTCCAACTAATTTAGCACTTAGAAAAAAAATCACTGCATCAAATACCGATTATGAAAGAAATCCTGAAAGAATTGTTGATGGAAATAAAGGAAACTATTGGGATGGTGGAAAATACGGTGATAATGGTCAATATTTTATAATTGATCTAGGTGAAGAGTGTGTTATTGAAGAAATGAAAGCAACACCTGTTTTAGAAAAGAATCGTTACTATTTGTATTATATTGAAGTAAGTTTAGATGGTAAAAATTGGCAAAAAGTTGCTGATCGTAACGAAACTTATGGAACGGTTGATGCTTTTGAAGATGAAACATATACTTTTGATTCTCTAAATACTAGGTATATTAAAGTTACTATGACTTACAATAATGCCAATCAATCAGTACATATGGCTGAATTTGAAGTTTGGGGTTTTGTGGCTAGTGATGATGAAAATGTTGCTTTGCATAAAAACGTTTCAGCTACTAATTCAGATAATGGAACAGTACCTGATGTAATTACTGATGGTTCAACTACAGGAGAATTCTGGGATGGTGGTGCGGCATCTGAAGAATCGCCACAAAGTTTTATTATTGATTTAGGCAGTGGTTATTTTATAAATAAAATGAAAGCTTATCCATATGTCGATGGAATTAGATATTATGAATATAATATTGAAGTGAGTTTGGATGGGGCAAAATGGCAAGAAGTAGCTAAAAGAACTGCTGAAGATGGTTTAGCATATGCTGGTGAAACATTTGTTTTAGATCAGCCTGTCAATGCACGTTTTGTTCGAGTTAATATGACATATAATTCTAAAGTTATTGTTGAACCAACGAATAAAAGTGTGCATATGTATGAATTTGAAGTTTATGGAAAAATTGATCCTGATTATCAAGCACCAATTGGTGATCCTAGTGATCCTGAAAATATTGCTTTTTCAAAACCAGTAACAAGTCATTTAAATACGAAAGCAATTAATAATATTAATGACGGTTTTGATGTTACTTATTGTACAGGTGCATTTGCACCAGCTTATTTTGATATTGATTTATTAGAAAATTATGATTTATCAGAAATAATTATCAAAGTACCAGTAAAAGAAGGACGCTATTATTATTTTAGTATTTATGGCAGTGTTGATGGTTCTAATTATGATCGTCTTTATAAAGAACGTAGCAAAGATACAGCTGATAATGATGGATATAAGATTGATTTAACGAACTTAGAGAATTCAACTTATCGAATTGTACGTGTTTATTTAGAATATGTTAGTGATACGAGTACTTCGTTGTTATCTGAAGTAAGAATTCATGGGAAGGCTACAAATGAAAATAAAGAAGTACTAAGAACAGGAACAATTGATGAAATCTTAGGTATAGAACCATATGATAAAACAAGTTATGCTACAGAAATTACTGAAGCAGAAACAATAGAAAATGTATATGGCATTATTGATCGTAATTTAGGTGAAAAATATCGTGATTGGTTTACTTTTAAATTAGCAAAAAATCCTAAACAAGAATACGCTGAGTATGATTATTATACTGTTAGTAATGCAAATGATAAAATTTTAATTACAGGAAATGATGGTATCTCATTAGCAACAGGTTTAAATTATTATTTAAAAAATTATTGTAAAGTTAATATTTCTGAGCAAGCTAATCAAACAAAGATGCCAGATAAACTTATTAAGGTAGACAAGACAATTTATCAATATACACCTTATGAAATTAGATATGGTTTTAATTATTGTACTCTTAATTATACTTTTTCATATGCTGATGCAAAGATGTTTCAAAAAGAGTATGATTGGTTAGCGTTAAATGGAGTTAATGTAGTTTTAGATTTAGCAGGACAAGAAGCTGTTTGGATTAAATTTTTAATGAATTTTGGTTATGATTTTGATAGTGCTAAAGATTGGCTTGCGGGACCAACGTATTATGCATGGCAATTTATGGATAATATGGAAGTAATTGGTGGACCGGTATCTGATGAATGGGTAAAGGGACGCTTGGAAATGGCACGTGAAAATCAAAGGTGGAAAAATTCTTTAGGAATGCAGACAGTGCTTCAAGGTTATGCAGGAATGGTACCAAACAATTTTACTGATTATCAAGATGTTGAAATTTTGGAACAAGGAAATTGGTGTGGTGTACCACGTCCAGATATGATTAGAACAGATGGTGAGCTTTATGATCAATATGCAAAATTATTTTATGAAGCACAAGAATGGGCATTTGGTAAGACAAGTAATTATTATGCTGTTGACCCATTCCATGAAGGTGGAAAAAGACCATCTGATTTAACTGATGATGTTATTTCTAGAGAAGTATTAAATTCACTTTTGGAATATGATCAAGAAGCTGTTTGGATGGTTCAGGCTTGGTGGAGTAATCCAACTAATGATTTGTTAAAAGGAATGGGTGATGATCGCGAAGATCATGTAATTATTTTGGATTTAAATGGATTAAATGATGCCTATGATTCATATTGGGATAAAACTGAATATAATGGTACAGTATTAGAAAGTGATGAGTTTAATTCAACTAGTTGGGTATGGTGTATGCTTGAAAATTATGGTGGTAATCCATCAATGGATGGAAGACCAAAAGAAATTATTAATCGAATTAATAAAGCATCTACTCAAGCTGAACATATGAAAGGAATTGGATTTATTTCAGAGGCAACTTATGATAATCCGATGATATATGAATTGCTTTTAGATATGGCATGGCAACAAGATACTATTGATTTAGATGATTGGCTAGATGAATATGTATTGAGGCGTTATGGAGATTATTCTGAAAGCGCAGGAGAAGCTTGGGATATTTTATTGAAGACTGTTTATAGTCGAAGTGGTAAAACAACTGATGTTATTGCAAGAAGCGATCCTAGTTTAGTGCAATATGGTTTACCATACACTGCTAGTGAATTAGAAGAAGCATTGGAATTATTGTATAAAGATTATGATAAATTATCTGCAAGTGAAGCATATCGTTATGATTTGACTGAAATCATGCGACAAGTAGTAAATAATTATGCTGTTGTAAGATTAGGTGATTTAAAGACGGCATATGATGCTAAAGAAATAGATAATTTTAAATCATTAAAAGAACAATATTTAAATGCAATTGATCTTTTAAATGAAGTATGTGGAACACAACAAGATTTATTGATTGGTGAATGGGTAGGCCGTGCTGTTGATTGGGCAAAAGATACTAATAGTGACGATTTTGCCTATGATTCAATGATTATAAATGCTAAAACATTAATTACTGTATGGGCTCCTTCAACAACTTTAGGTACTTATGCTTATCGTAATTATGAAGGAATGATTAATGATATTTATAAAGTTATATGGCAAGCATATTTGGATCAAAGTGAAGAAATATTAGAATTTGGTAGTGCTAAAACTAATTTAGTTAATTATCATGATTTATGTATGGATTGGATCTATGCTGATTGGGATTTACAAAATTATCAAAGATATGCTGATAATTTACCTGAAAATGTAAAAACAGTTGTAGAAAGAGTAATTAATGAATGTTCTACTTATGTAGAAGTACCAGAAAATGTTGGTAACATTGCATTAGAAAAAGATGTTTTTGCTAATCAAGAACGTCCTGATAGCCCTGGAGCTCCAGGTGGTGGTTATGCAACAAATGTAAATGATGGAATAGTTGATACATATTGGGATGGTATTGCTTGGAATGGTGAAGTTACACCATATATCATCATTGATTTAGGAAAAGATTATTTAATTGACCGTATGAATGTTGTTAATTATTATGATGGTAAACGTTATTATGATTATGATCTATATGTAAGTAAAGATAATGAAACATGGCAAAAAGTAGCGAATCGTAAAGAAACATATGGAGAAGCACCATCATTAGTTACTGGTGATACATATGAATTTAGTGCTGATCAAATAACTGCGCGTTATATTAAATTGGTAGGGTTGTATAATTCAGCTAATGAAGGTTTCCATGTAAAAGAATTACGTGCCTATGGTAATGAAATAACAGATAAAACAGCATTAAAGATTGCACTTGATTTAGCTAATGCAATTACTGATGAAGATTTAGAAAATGTAGTAAAAGCAGTAGCTGATGAATTTAAAGCTGCTAGAGATGAAGCTAATGCAGTTTATAACAATGCTAGTGCAACTCAAGAAGAAATAAATAATGCATTTGATCGACTTGCAAGTGCAATGCATATGTTAGACTTTGTAAAAGGTGACAAAACAGCATTAAAAGCATTTATTGATAAAGTTAGTGGACTAGAAGCTGATAAATATACAGAAGCTACATGGACGCCATTCAATGATGCATTAGTAACAGCAAATAATGTATATAATGACGAAAATGCAATGCAAGAAGAAGTAGATGCAACTTACAAAGAGTTAGTAACAGCATTCTTGAATTTAAGATTAATTCCAGATAAGAGCTTATTAGAAGATTTAATTAACAAAGCAGAAGGATTAAATTTAGCTAGCTATAGTAAAGCAACAGTTCAAGTTGTAAATGATGCTTTAGCAAATGCTAAAAACGTATTAACAAATAAAAATGCAACTCAAAAAGAAGTAGACAATGCTAAAGCTACATTAGAAAAAGCGATCAATAGCTTAGAAACTAATGTAAATACACCAGCAGATAACACAGTAAGTGCACCAGTAAATAATGGTGATACAACAGTAAGTGTTAAAACAGGTGATGAAAGCTCTGTAGGAATGTTTGTGACAATTGCATTATTGAGTGTAGCTGGATATATAGTATTAACAAGAAAGAAAGATTAA